TGGACTGTGACACTGGCGGACGAGACGCTTGATGTCCTCGGGCGGATTGTCAGTCACCATCGAGACGGCGATAATCACGGCGAAGACGATCGGGACACCGACGAGCGCTGAGGAAGTTCCGGGAAGCCAGGTCGCAAGTCCCGGAAGAAGGGCATCTTCGACACCAGTGTACATCGGAATCACGGTATCGTTTATGATCGCACCGAACGAGATGATGATTCCCGCAATCATCCCGGCGAGGGCACCTTCTCTCGTCGTGTTCTCCCACCAGAGCCCGAGGAAGAACACCGGGAAGAAGATGCAACCGGCGATCGCGAACGCCATCGCAACGAGTTCACCGATCAGTGCGGGAGGATTGAGGCCAACGACGGTCACGAGGATGCCGATCCCGATGATCGTTCCCCGGCCGACGATCATCTGCTCGCGCTGTGTCGCGTTGTCCTTATAGAGATTCGTGTAAATGTCGTGGGCGGCTGCCGACGAGGCGGTGACGAACAGTCCCGCTGTCGTCGCGAGTGCGGCCGAAACCGCGCCTGCAGCAACGAGGCCAACAAGCCATTCCGGAAGACCCGCAAGCTGAGCCGTCAGTAGAACGATCGCGTCGGACTCCGATCCGGCCATCCCCATGAAGCCCGTACCGTCGCTGACCTCACGGTTGTAGAGGAGGCCACCGAAGGCAGCGTAGGTTGCCGTCCCCCAGTAGAGGAGGCAAATAGAGAACAGTCCCCAGACGGTCGACCAGCGAGCGGTTCGTTCATTGTCGACCGTGTAGAAGCGCACGAGCACGTGCGGGAGACCACAGGTCCCGACGATCAGGCTGAAGGCCAGTGCGGTCCATGCGAAGTAGCCCGCGTTCGCGAACGGTTCGACGAACTGCGCCTCAATGCTGGCGGCCTCGGCGACTTGCGGACCCGCCTCCAGATACGGCACGGCGATCGACCACCCCTCGGCCCAACCGGTCGCATAAAGACCGATCGTAAACGCGAGGATGAGGATGATGTACTGAATCGCCATGTTCTTGGTCGTGCCAAGCATCCCGGAAAGGGCGACGTAGCCGATGGTGACTGCCATCAGCAGGATGACGCCAACCTCATAGGAGACGCCGAAGATGTACTGGCCCATCAGACCCATACCGCTGGCCTGACCGACCGCGTAGACGAACGCGATCGCGAGCGTGGTGAACGCCGCGATACCGCGCGCCCAGTCGGAGTAAAACCGGTCACCGACGAAGTCGGGGGCGGTGTACTTCCCGAAGCGGCGGAACTGCGCGGCCATGAAGATCAGCAAAATGAAATATCCCGTGGTCCAGCCGACGACGTACGCAAGTCCGAAGTAGCCAGCAGTCGCGATCAGGCCAGCGACACCGAGATACGACGCGGCACTCATCCAGTTAGCGCCGATCGCCATCCCGTTCTCGATCGAACCGATCGACCGACCTGCGACCCACAGTTCGTCGACTGCGGCGACACGGAAAAGGTACCCGACGCCGAGGAACAGCCCCAGCATGGAAATAACCGTCAGTGCCGGGAGCAGTTTGAACTCACCGACGTCTAACGCGGTTCCCTGCAAAATAACTGGGTCGATCGTCGCAATGGCCTCCATCATTCGCCCTCACCCCCGTCAGCGGCAACGCCATTGGCTTGTGCCTCCTCAGTGTCGTGAGAGATGCCGTACTTGCTGTCGAGTCGGTCCCGCTGCATCGCGTAGGCGACCGACAGTAACAGCGCCGCAAGCGGTGTGAAGACCGCCGTCAGAAAGAAGTGTAACGGGAATCCGCCGAAAACCGTGATTCCCGTCATCGTGTCGGGGGCGAGCAGCGTCGCCGTCGTCGGCCCAAAGACGACGATGACCCACGCGATGAACGAAATCCCGATCACCCGCAGGTGATCCCGCATGAACGGGGTCGCCGGTTTGAAGATGTTTATTTCCTTATCGAGGTACGTTTCCGTCACAACGCCGCCGTCCGTCTCAACGGCCGTACTCTCGGTCAACTCAGTGTCGTGATTGGTGTTATCTGTCATGGGTGCTGTGATGTGAATCGTTTTTCGTGGTTTTTGTAATCGAAATAATATTCGAGGGTTAGTTGTCGGTGACCTTCTGTTGGATATCGCTGACGACATTCGGGTTTCGCAGCGTGCTTGTGGTGCCCAGCTCGTCGTCGTTAGCGATATCTTCGAGCAGTCGACGCATGATCTTCCCTGACCGGGTTTTCGGGAGTTCGGGCGTGAACACGACCTCCTCAGGGCGGGCGATGGGACCAATCGCCTCCTCGACGCTCGCAACGATCGCGTCGTGGAGGTCATCGCTTTCCTCATACTCATCTTCGGTGATAACGTAGGCGTATACGGATTCACCTTTCAGCTCGTGGGAGCCACCGACGACGGCGGCTTCCGCGATGCCCTCGACGCCGACGATCGCGCTTTCGATTTCCATCGTTCCGAGCCGGTGGCCCGAGACGTTGATCACGTCGTCGACCCGTCCGAGAACGGTGATGTAACCATCGTCGTCGACTTTCGCGCCGTCCTCCGGGAAGTACACCCAGTCGTCGGGATCGTCCGAATCGGTGTCAGAGTACTCAGACCAGTACTCTTCGACGAATCGCTCGTCGTTTTGGTACAGCGTCCGGAGCATGCCGGGCCACGGCTTCTGGATGGTGAGATAGCCAGCCCGTCCATTGTCGACCGGATCACCCTCGCTGTCGAGGAGTTGTGCGTCGAGACCCGGCAATGGCGGTCCTGCTGAACCAGGTTTCATGTTTCCGACGCCGGGCAGCGTCGTCACCATCATCCCACCAGTTTCGGTCTGCCACCACGTATCGACGACCGGACAGTCTTCATCGCCGATGTGAGTGTAGTACCACTTCCACGCGCGGGGATTGATCGGCTCACCGACGGTACCCAACAGCCGGAGGCTCGAAAGATCGTGCTCGTCGGGATACTCCGTGCCCCATTTCATGAATGCCCGGATGGCGGTGGGAGCGGTGTACAGTTGAGTAACGTCGTACTCCTCGACGATCTCCCATATCCGATCTTTCTCAGGGTAGTCGGGGGTGCCCTCGTACATGACGGTCGTGGTGCCGAGCGCGAGCGGACCGTACACGATGTAGGAGTGGCCGGTAATCCAGCCGATGTCAGCCGAACACCAGTAGGTGTCTTCGGGTTTGATGTCGAGTACGGCTTGGGCGGTCCACGCGACCCACGCGAGATAGCCCCCTGTGGTGTGTTTGACGCCTTTTGGCTTGCCCGTGGTGCCGGAGGTGTACATCAAAAACAGCATGTCTTCGGCGTCCCGATCGACGGGAGCTACGGTGGCTCCCGCTTGTTCGGCGACCAGTTCGTCGTAATCGTGGTCGCGCTCTCTCATCGGGTGGTCGTACTCCTCACCGAGACGGTCCACGACGATCCCCGTTACGTCGTGGTCGACGCCGGACACGCCTTCGTCAGCTTTCTCCTTGTGTTCGAGCGCGTCACCACGCCGGTAGTAGCCGTCACACGTGATGAGATACTCCGAATCGGCGCTGTTCATCCGGGTCGTCAGTGCTTCGGCCGAAAAGCCCGCGAAGACGACCGAGTGGGGCGCACCGATGCGCGCACACGCCAGCATGGCGATCGGTAGCTCCGGCACCATCGGCATGTACAGCGTGACGACGTCGTCTTCCTCGACACCGAGCTCCCTGAGTGTGGCAGCCACTTCGTTGACCTCTCGGTGAAGTTCTGAGTAGGTGTAGCGCCGCGTCTCGCCCAGTTCACCGATCCACTCGATGGCGACCTCCTCACCCCGCTCGTCGAGATGCCGATCGAGACAGTTCTGGGAGGCGTTGAGTTCTCCCCCAGTGAACCATTCGTAAAACGGTGGATTCGAATCATCGAGGGTCGTCTCGTAGTCGCTCGACCAATCGATGAGTTCGGCCGCTGCGTTCCAACATTCGGGCCAGTTCTCCTCGAACCGCTCGTAGATCGACTCATCTGAGACGTTCGCCTGCTCGACGAACGACTCAGGAGGAGCGAACTCGTCTTGTTCGGCCAGTCGTGCCTCCAATTCTCCAGTATCATCCGCCATGGATGACTCCACGTCATTAACCATCGACCATAAACGACCCCGCTAATTATCACAACTCGGCTGTGTGGTGGACCAGATCGAAAACAACTATCACAGTGTGTCTCACGGGTTTATTCTCCCACAGGGACACGAACCGTCTGAAACCGGTTGGATAGCGCCTAGATAGTTAGGTTCGACACCGGGGCGAGTCACGCGTCTTCGATGATGGCACGAAGGAGCTTCTGCTGTGCGATTCGGAGGTGGTGGTGGAGCGTCGGGGAGGAAACGCCAAGCGAATCGGCCAGTTCCTCAGCCGTCGAATCACGGGGCCATTCGAAGTACCCGCCGAAGTACGCCGAGCGGAGCACCGCCGCCTGACGGTCGGTAAGCGTCTCCACCAACCCCGTATCGGTCGTGACCGTTCGTTCGCCCTGTCGTTTTGCTTTTAAATATACGCCGGGAAACGAGTCGGTGAGCCGTTCGACAACGCCGCGGACGTCAGTATCAGTCGAAACTTCCCCAACCAGTTGTCCACGCTTGGGATCGACGGTGTACGACCGAACGCGACCGCCGGTTGCCGTGAACGTTCGTATCGGTGAACGCCGAAGCGTCAGTTCGAGCAAACACTCAGTGTTGTTCTCTCCAACGAACCGACTGTTTACTACCGCATCGGTAGTATCCGTCCGGTCGAACACCGCGTCGGGGGTGGTGTCGCGAGCGACGACGTAACACAGTATCCCTTCCTCGACTGGAACGACTCCGTTCAGCTCGAACGTACACGAAAGCGCCACTGCGGTGGCCGGAAGGGGAGCATCTTTCGAATCGACGCCGAACGTCAGTTCGGTCACGGTATCGGCGAGCAGCCGTCGCTTTCGCTCGACTGCGGCCAGCGCGTGGCCGACCTGCGCACCCAATACTGTGAGAAGATCGCGTTCACCGGCACCGAATCCGTCCGGCTCCGTCCCGATACCGAGCAGCCCGCGAGGGGTTTCTCCACCGACGAGTGGAACCGCGATCAGGGTGGCTGTCGGCGTGTCCTTCACTCTGACCGCTTGCGCTTCGATCGCCGATGCCATGAGTTCCGGATGATCGGACACCAATCGATCGATCATCTCGCGCTCGGCGCCAGCATGGGCCTGTGTGACCAGTCCGTCACCAGTCGTCTCGGCGGCCCACGCGAAGCGATACCCCTCCGTTTCGGCCAGTCTGGCGCATACGGCGTCGTGGATCTCCGAAGGAGCAGTGGCCGCCGCGAGCGCATCACCAACGTCCGCCGCAACCGACAGGGTTCGGTGGAGCTGTGTGGGCTGTTCCATCGGCTGGTGTTCGTTGGCGAACGTCGCCGCGATCTGCTCACGATCCGGGCGTTCGACGTACGGTTCCAGCGCGGACAGCCGATCGTACGCGGTGACGGCGAGGACGACCTGTGGATCGATTCCCTCGCGAAGCAGCCCCATCGCGTGAGTAGCCCGCAGTTCTCGGGTCGACACCTCCCGAAAGCGATCATCGCCAGTCGCAGTCGAAGCCCTGTTTCCACACTCTTTGACGATCATCTGTATCCGTCGTTCAGAAACCGAAAACAGTGTTCTTTCAGCACCGTTCGATCGAGCGTACTTCTCGAAGGCGTGGGCAACCGCTGTTGGCAAAGCCGCTTCTCGATCTCCAATGTCGAGAAATCGCGTCCCATCGACAGTTACGATGTCGTCCCGTCGTACTTCCACCACCTCGCTAGGCCGAAGTCCGACCTCTCCACACAGCCGAACGATGAGATCGCTCCGGTGGGTGCGCGTCGCCCGACGAAGACGATCGTATCCACCCTCACAGAGAAACCGAACTATCTCGGCCATGTTTCGGATATAGCTAATAGAACGAAATAGTAATTCCGGAATAGGGGCAGTAACGACTGTAAAGAATAAAATCACTCCGAGAAGAAGATCGAATCCGTTTCGGAATTCGCTACGTTTCCGAATCGTCGTGGCGTTCGAGTTCGCCGACGATCTCCGGATTCCGAAGCGCGCTAGTGTCGCCGTACTCCCGACCGGTGGCGATCGCAACGAGCATTCGACGCATGATCTTTCCCGACCGGGTTTTCGGAAGATCGGGTGTAAACACGATCTGGTCGAACGTGAGTTCCGGCCCAAATGTGTCCTCGACGGCATCACGCACCGCATCACGGAGCGGATCGATATCCGTTCTGAGTGTCGGACTGACGTAAGCGTGAACGGCGGTCGTCAGCGGACGGTCGATACCGATGACGGCCGCTTCAGCGACGCCGTCGACTGAGACGATCGCTCGTTCGATCTCGGTGGTCCCGATCCGCTGGCCATCGACAGTGAGACCGTCGTCGACTCGGCCCAGTAGGGTGATGTAACCGTCCTCATCCATCACAGCTTCGTCGCCCGGTAGATACATCCACTCCTCGCCCGCAGCGCTACGCCCCCACTCCGATGCGTCCGCGAGTTCGCGGGCCATCCCAGGCCACGGTGTCCGGATTGCGAGCAGCCCTCGCTCACCCGGTGGAAGTTCCTGCCGATCACTGTCGACGACCGCAGCTTCGACGCCGGGTAACGATGGTCCCGCTGAACCGGGTTTCATCACGTCGATCCCCGGCAGCGTCGAGACCAGAATTCCACCAGTTTCGGTCTGCCACCACGTATCGACGACTGGACAGTCTTCATCGCCGACGTGAGTGTAATACCACTCCCACGTGGAGGGATCAATGGGTTTTCCTACGGTGCCCAACAGCCGGAGGCTCGAAAGATCGTGCTCGTCGGGAGACGCCTCATCACCCTTCATGAACGATCGGATGGCCGTCGGTGTCGTGTACAACACGTCGACAGCGTTGCGTTCGACGATCGACCAGATGCGGTCTGGATCGGGATGGTCGGGGGTGCCCTCGTACATGACGGTCGTGGTACCGAGCGCGAGCGGACCGTACACGACGTAGGAATGGCCGGTAATCCAGCCGATGTCTGCGGTGCACCAGTAGGTGTCTTCCGGAGTGATATCGAGTACGTCCTGTGCAGTCACTGCGACGTGAGCGAGATAACCGCCTGTAGTGTGGGTAACGCGTTTCGGTTCGCCGGTCGTACCTGACGTGTACAGCTGAAACAGAACGTCGTCCGTCCGACGGATGATAGGCTCGACAGTAGCTCCAGCGTACTCGGTAAGCAACGAATCGTAGCTGTGTTGGTTTTCACCGAGCGACGGCTCGCCGAGCCGTTCGACGACCACGGTGTCGTGGAGTTCGTGATCGAGAGCCATCCGAGCGTTGTCCGCTCGACGCTTCTGGTTGATCGCATCACCCCGACGGTAGTAACCATCACACGTGATGAGACACGCCGAATCCGCCCGATCCATCCGGGCAGCAAGCGCGTCTGCGGATAGCCCGGCAAACACGACGTTATGAGGCGCACCGAGGCGGGCACACGCCAGCATCGACGCGACCAGTTCGGGCAGTACTGGCATATAAAGAGTGACGACATCACCGGTTTCGACGCCGAGATCTCGGAGTGCCCCGGCGATCGCATTTACTTCCCGATAGAGATCTAGATACGTGTAGCTCCGCGTCTCTCCTAACTCACCTTCCCACCGGAGGGCGAGCCGGTTTTTCCGCGCGTCGAGATGACGATCGAGACACTCATAGCAGGCGTTGAGCCGACCGCCAGTGTACCAATCGAACGGGGGATCATCCCCTGCTCGAACCGACTCGTAGGATTCGTACCAATCGAGTACGTCGGTTGCCCTATCCCACGACGTATCGGCCGTTTGGGATCGGAAGTCCCGATTCACACGGTTTGCCTGCTCGCGGAACGACACCGGCGGCTCGACCGAATCGTCGGCCTCCATCGGTGTGTCGATAGGCCGTACCGCCGGAAAAGGATTGGCCTCCATCGGTGTCCCGGCCGGTAATTCACCGGAAAGAGATGGCGTCGAATCGGGATGCGATGATCGGAACGAACGAACGCCGCTGGATGCAGACGAACCCGGCGAGAATCGTGAAAAAACCACACGCCGTGAGCGGATCGATCAGATCACCCAACAACAACCATGAGAGAACCGTAGCCGAGACCGGTTCGAGGTACCCGATGAGATTGATCTGTGTCGGACCGATCCGATCGAGCAGTTCGAAATACAGAAGAAACGCCCCCGCACCAGTGACGATTCCGAGGTACACGAGGGAGATGCCAGCAATCGGTGTCCACTGAATCGCTGCCAGTGATTCGCCGCGAACGAGACCAGCGACGAACAGCAACGCTGAGCCGATGAGCATCGCCCACGCTTGTACCGTCCGAGGCGGAAGCGACGTCTCGATAGGTTGAGTCAACACCGCTCCAAGCGCGAAGCAGACGGCACCGAGAAACACCGTCGCAACGCCGATCCCATCTCCTGTCAACAGCGCGCCCGGGTCCAAGGCCAAAAATCGCACAGCTAACGACTGCCCGACACCCTCGGGCACGCCCGGTTGGGCGACGAAAAACACGCCCAGAAATCCGAGGGCAAATCCGACGAAATCCATCGACGTCACCTGATTGTCAAGCAGTCCAGCCGCGAACAACGCTGTTAACACTGGACCCAGGCTGACGATCACCGCTGCGATCGGACCACTGACGTGTTGTTGACCGAGATACAGAAACGCGTGGTGGCCACCGATGAGAAAGCTCCCAGCGATTCCGGCGACTAACCACTCCCTGTGGGAGCGGGGATACCACTGTGGTGTCGAATACCAGGCGTAACCGAGCACGACGACGCCCGCGATGAGATACCGCAGTGCTGCGAACTCGATCGGTGGAAAATATCCCAGCCCGATATCGATCGCCACAAACGAACTTCCCCACAGCGTACCGAGAAGCAAAAATGCCCCGACCAGCTGTCGTCTCATTGGCTATCACTCCGATAGTGGCGAGAGCACACGCCCTCGCCGATACGACGTAGTGAACGGATCGCGTTCATGGAAAATATTGTAGAGTAGTGTATGATATAGCTGTTGGTTGAACTGTGGTACGATAAATGCTGATTATATCGATTGTATGTATAAGATCAATCGAGAAGGCGATCACGCATCGTTTCCCGAGAGATCTGTTGTAGCGGCTCGTGACCGTCGAGCAGCGTGCTGATCGTGTACGTGGAGATCGTTCGTTCGACTCCGTCGAGACGTTCGAGTGTGGTGATGAGGTCCTCAACCATTTCGGGATCAGACAGTTGTGCGATCACGAAGAAGTCGGTGTCGCCCGCCGTGAAGTAAACGTGGGTGATACCGTCGATGTCGGCGAGTTTCTCACCGAGTGGCTCGTAGGTATCTTCCTCATAACCGGCAATGATCTGAATCACAAACGTGATCTCAAAGCCAAGCGCCTCAAGATCGATGTCGTAATGATCGTTGCGTATGACCTCCGCTTCCCGGAGCTGTTTCAGTCGGTAGTTCACGGTCGAAAGGGGGATTCCAGTCACCTCCGAGATGCGATCCGGGCTTCGGGTTTCCGTGTCTGCGATGGTTTTCAAAATATCGATGTCCTTTTCATCGACGTCCATATCCGTATCTGGCTGGTCCATCTCTCAAATCTTTCGTCCGGTATTGAACGACAATACAACGACCGGCCGCTCGTGGGGATTACGAGCA
The sequence above is drawn from the Halocatena salina genome and encodes:
- a CDS encoding solute symporter family protein translates to MMEAIATIDPVILQGTALDVGEFKLLPALTVISMLGLFLGVGYLFRVAAVDELWVAGRSIGSIENGMAIGANWMSAASYLGVAGLIATAGYFGLAYVVGWTTGYFILLIFMAAQFRRFGKYTAPDFVGDRFYSDWARGIAAFTTLAIAFVYAVGQASGMGLMGQYIFGVSYEVGVILLMAVTIGYVALSGMLGTTKNMAIQYIILILAFTIGLYATGWAEGWSIAVPYLEAGPQVAEAASIEAQFVEPFANAGYFAWTALAFSLIVGTCGLPHVLVRFYTVDNERTARWSTVWGLFSICLLYWGTATYAAFGGLLYNREVSDGTGFMGMAGSESDAIVLLTAQLAGLPEWLVGLVAAGAVSAALATTAGLFVTASSAAAHDIYTNLYKDNATQREQMIVGRGTIIGIGILVTVVGLNPPALIGELVAMAFAIAGCIFFPVFFLGLWWENTTREGALAGMIAGIIISFGAIINDTVIPMYTGVEDALLPGLATWLPGTSSALVGVPIVFAVIIAVSMVTDNPPEDIKRLVRQCHSPEPMSQMETAEDVATDGGTTEGR
- a CDS encoding DUF4212 domain-containing protein, which encodes MTDNTNHDTELTESTAVETDGGVVTETYLDKEINIFKPATPFMRDHLRVIGISFIAWVIVVFGPTTATLLAPDTMTGITVFGGFPLHFFLTAVFTPLAALLLSVAYAMQRDRLDSKYGISHDTEEAQANGVAADGGEGE
- the acs gene encoding acetate--CoA ligase, which produces MADDTGELEARLAEQDEFAPPESFVEQANVSDESIYERFEENWPECWNAAAELIDWSSDYETTLDDSNPPFYEWFTGGELNASQNCLDRHLDERGEEVAIEWIGELGETRRYTYSELHREVNEVAATLRELGVEEDDVVTLYMPMVPELPIAMLACARIGAPHSVVFAGFSAEALTTRMNSADSEYLITCDGYYRRGDALEHKEKADEGVSGVDHDVTGIVVDRLGEEYDHPMRERDHDYDELVAEQAGATVAPVDRDAEDMLFLMYTSGTTGKPKGVKHTTGGYLAWVAWTAQAVLDIKPEDTYWCSADIGWITGHSYIVYGPLALGTTTVMYEGTPDYPEKDRIWEIVEEYDVTQLYTAPTAIRAFMKWGTEYPDEHDLSSLRLLGTVGEPINPRAWKWYYTHIGDEDCPVVDTWWQTETGGMMVTTLPGVGNMKPGSAGPPLPGLDAQLLDSEGDPVDNGRAGYLTIQKPWPGMLRTLYQNDERFVEEYWSEYSDTDSDDPDDWVYFPEDGAKVDDDGYITVLGRVDDVINVSGHRLGTMEIESAIVGVEGIAEAAVVGGSHELKGESVYAYVITEDEYEESDDLHDAIVASVEEAIGPIARPEEVVFTPELPKTRSGKIMRRLLEDIANDDELGTTSTLRNPNVVSDIQQKVTDN
- a CDS encoding bacterio-opsin activator domain-containing protein is translated as MAEIVRFLCEGGYDRLRRATRTHRSDLIVRLCGEVGLRPSEVVEVRRDDIVTVDGTRFLDIGDREAALPTAVAHAFEKYARSNGAERTLFSVSERRIQMIVKECGNRASTATGDDRFREVSTRELRATHAMGLLREGIDPQVVLAVTAYDRLSALEPYVERPDREQIAATFANEHQPMEQPTQLHRTLSVAADVGDALAAATAPSEIHDAVCARLAETEGYRFAWAAETTGDGLVTQAHAGAEREMIDRLVSDHPELMASAIEAQAVRVKDTPTATLIAVPLVGGETPRGLLGIGTEPDGFGAGERDLLTVLGAQVGHALAAVERKRRLLADTVTELTFGVDSKDAPLPATAVALSCTFELNGVVPVEEGILCYVVARDTTPDAVFDRTDTTDAVVNSRFVGENNTECLLELTLRRSPIRTFTATGGRVRSYTVDPKRGQLVGEVSTDTDVRGVVERLTDSFPGVYLKAKRQGERTVTTDTGLVETLTDRQAAVLRSAYFGGYFEWPRDSTAEELADSLGVSSPTLHHHLRIAQQKLLRAIIEDA
- a CDS encoding acetate--CoA ligase is translated as MEADDSVEPPVSFREQANRVNRDFRSQTADTSWDRATDVLDWYESYESVRAGDDPPFDWYTGGRLNACYECLDRHLDARKNRLALRWEGELGETRSYTYLDLYREVNAIAGALRDLGVETGDVVTLYMPVLPELVASMLACARLGAPHNVVFAGLSADALAARMDRADSACLITCDGYYRRGDAINQKRRADNARMALDHELHDTVVVERLGEPSLGENQHSYDSLLTEYAGATVEPIIRRTDDVLFQLYTSGTTGEPKRVTHTTGGYLAHVAVTAQDVLDITPEDTYWCTADIGWITGHSYVVYGPLALGTTTVMYEGTPDHPDPDRIWSIVERNAVDVLYTTPTAIRSFMKGDEASPDEHDLSSLRLLGTVGKPIDPSTWEWYYTHVGDEDCPVVDTWWQTETGGILVSTLPGIDVMKPGSAGPSLPGVEAAVVDSDRQELPPGERGLLAIRTPWPGMARELADASEWGRSAAGEEWMYLPGDEAVMDEDGYITLLGRVDDGLTVDGQRIGTTEIERAIVSVDGVAEAAVIGIDRPLTTAVHAYVSPTLRTDIDPLRDAVRDAVEDTFGPELTFDQIVFTPDLPKTRSGKIMRRMLVAIATGREYGDTSALRNPEIVGELERHDDSET
- a CDS encoding DMT family transporter, with translation MRRQLVGAFLLLGTLWGSSFVAIDIGLGYFPPIEFAALRYLIAGVVVLGYAWYSTPQWYPRSHREWLVAGIAGSFLIGGHHAFLYLGQQHVSGPIAAVIVSLGPVLTALFAAGLLDNQVTSMDFVGFALGFLGVFFVAQPGVPEGVGQSLAVRFLALDPGALLTGDGIGVATVFLGAVCFALGAVLTQPIETSLPPRTVQAWAMLIGSALLFVAGLVRGESLAAIQWTPIAGISLVYLGIVTGAGAFLLYFELLDRIGPTQINLIGYLEPVSATVLSWLLLGDLIDPLTACGFFTILAGFVCIQRRSFVPIIASRFDAISFR
- a CDS encoding Lrp/AsnC family transcriptional regulator yields the protein MDQPDTDMDVDEKDIDILKTIADTETRSPDRISEVTGIPLSTVNYRLKQLREAEVIRNDHYDIDLEALGFEITFVIQIIAGYEEDTYEPLGEKLADIDGITHVYFTAGDTDFFVIAQLSDPEMVEDLITTLERLDGVERTISTYTISTLLDGHEPLQQISRETMRDRLLD